A part of Chroogloeocystis siderophila 5.2 s.c.1 genomic DNA contains:
- a CDS encoding DUF4351 domain-containing protein: protein MLDITLDLPLPELEELSEALLNFTSVADLQAWLTQQG from the coding sequence ATGTTAGACATTACGTTGGATTTGCCGTTGCCTGAGTTGGAAGAGTTAAGTGAGGCTTTGCTTAATTTTACTAGTGTGGCTGATTTGCAGGCTTGGTTGACACAACAGGGTTAG
- a CDS encoding transposase, whose product MLVESETRQVICTAVDKGKTDDFKLLKQSRLPFVCSQLCLAERGYQGFAKRHAGACTPTKKCRKQPLPKAEKQHNQALARLRVRVELGIRRFKSFRLFSGCYRHRRRRFGLRLNLIAGLLNYELAHAS is encoded by the coding sequence CTGTTAGTCGAGTCCGAAACTAGACAGGTGATTTGCACTGCTGTAGACAAAGGTAAAACTGATGACTTCAAGTTGCTCAAGCAAAGTCGTTTGCCGTTTGTCTGTTCACAGCTATGTTTAGCTGAGCGGGGCTATCAGGGGTTTGCCAAGCGCCATGCGGGAGCTTGTACGCCAACCAAGAAATGTCGCAAGCAACCATTGCCAAAAGCGGAAAAGCAACACAATCAGGCATTAGCACGACTACGAGTCCGAGTTGAGCTAGGGATTCGTCGTTTCAAGAGCTTTCGCCTCTTTTCAGGATGTTATCGCCATCGCAGAAGGCGGTTTGGTTTGCGCTTGAACCTGATTGCTGGCTTACTCAACTATGAATTGGCACATGCCTCTTGA
- the merF gene encoding mercury resistance system transport protein MerF encodes MSGTILIAVCCATPVLVITLGALGLGALAGYLDYVLLPA; translated from the coding sequence ATTTCAGGCACGATACTGATCGCGGTGTGCTGTGCTACGCCTGTTTTGGTAATTACCCTAGGAGCTTTAGGGCTAGGGGCGTTGGCTGGCTACCTTGATTATGTGCTACTTCCAGCCTGA
- a CDS encoding putative iron-sulfur cluster-binding metallochaperone yields MSQCCNPGQAADNVPVRSHQRICPNDGTKGKPVELITLKSLLIGAALEKLDPQSTYTFCPSSNCSVVYFSNTGQTFTTVELKVPVFQKDSNEQIPSCYCFDWSRQRIREEIEQTGTSTAVASITAHIKAKRCGCEVNNPQGVCCLANVQQTVQQIQRSLSSSSGTSAS; encoded by the coding sequence ATGAGTCAATGTTGCAATCCAGGTCAGGCCGCTGACAATGTTCCGGTAAGGTCTCATCAGCGCATTTGTCCCAATGACGGCACTAAAGGAAAACCTGTTGAGCTTATCACGTTGAAAAGCCTGTTGATAGGGGCAGCACTGGAGAAGTTAGACCCTCAGAGCACCTATACGTTTTGTCCCAGTTCTAATTGTTCAGTGGTTTACTTCTCTAATACTGGTCAAACATTTACGACTGTAGAGCTAAAAGTTCCTGTGTTTCAAAAAGATTCCAACGAACAGATTCCGAGTTGCTACTGCTTTGACTGGAGCCGTCAACGTATTCGAGAAGAAATTGAACAAACTGGTACAAGTACTGCGGTTGCTTCTATCACGGCTCATATTAAAGCTAAACGCTGTGGTTGTGAGGTTAACAATCCCCAAGGAGTTTGCTGTTTAGCAAATGTTCAACAGACTGTACAGCAGATCCAGCGATCGCTAAGCTCATCATCGGGAACAAGCGCATCATGA
- a CDS encoding mercuric transporter MerT family protein → MTAFEKYRPFFIALTLGLLSFGFYRVYWNPKAKACQPESACINPHANQIAKKTLIIATVFVLGLLAFPYAVPYVFKVVKTFAGCLTN, encoded by the coding sequence TTGACTGCCTTTGAGAAATATCGTCCCTTTTTTATCGCACTCACTCTTGGATTGTTAAGCTTTGGCTTTTATCGTGTCTACTGGAACCCTAAAGCCAAAGCGTGTCAACCAGAAAGTGCTTGTATTAATCCACACGCTAACCAAATTGCCAAAAAGACTCTAATTATTGCCACAGTATTTGTTTTAGGTTTGCTAGCCTTTCCTTACGCAGTTCCCTATGTCTTTAAGGTCGTGAAGACATTTGCAGGTTGTCTTACAAATTGA
- a CDS encoding cation transporter: MTCEACRVTVKSSLVRLDGVEEALVTFNPPEAIIVYDPAKVTIQELMQVTTNVGYPSSVKSRL; encoded by the coding sequence ATGACTTGTGAAGCTTGCCGTGTAACGGTCAAAAGTAGTTTGGTTCGATTAGATGGGGTTGAAGAAGCGCTCGTGACATTCAACCCGCCAGAAGCCATAATTGTTTATGACCCTGCTAAAGTGACCATTCAGGAGCTGATGCAAGTCACAACTAATGTAGGGTATCCATCGTCAGTTAAGTCTAGGTTGTAG
- a CDS encoding HhoA/HhoB/HtrA family serine endopeptidase, with the protein MQNEPQERNQSSQVNNSLSTTRKTSLAAPWRKTASYVSMMLLGAGVAVSGSNLATRLQPSSSVATSPISPAIAAPIPTTDPNFVADVVERVGPAVVRIEASRTVTTRVPDVFDDPFFRRFFGSQIPRTQQRVQQGTGSGFIISSDGRILTNAHVVDGARNVSVVLNDGRRFTGRVLGTDPVTDVAVIKIDAERLPTLTMGNSDQLRPGEFAIAIGNPLGLDNTVTTGIISATGRTSNQVGVADKRVQFIQTDAAINPGNSGGPLLNARGEVIGMNTAILRGAQGLGFAIPINTAQRISSQLIAQGRVEHPYVGVQMVAITPELRQEINSDPNNGITITEDRGVLIVRVLPNSPAARAGLRAGDVIRRINGQDATTAEVVQRAVENTRVGEQLQLEVRRGGRNVNLALNTGAFPTQLQSQN; encoded by the coding sequence ATGCAAAACGAACCACAAGAAAGAAATCAATCAAGCCAAGTTAACAACTCCTTAAGCACGACAAGAAAGACATCGCTAGCCGCTCCCTGGCGGAAAACTGCGAGTTACGTTTCAATGATGTTATTGGGCGCGGGTGTCGCAGTTTCAGGAAGTAATCTCGCAACCCGACTTCAGCCATCGTCGAGTGTCGCAACGTCGCCGATTAGTCCTGCGATCGCCGCACCTATCCCCACAACTGACCCCAATTTTGTCGCGGATGTTGTCGAAAGAGTGGGACCTGCGGTTGTGCGAATTGAAGCGTCACGCACCGTCACCACTCGCGTTCCTGATGTCTTTGACGATCCGTTTTTCCGTCGATTCTTTGGTTCGCAAATTCCCCGAACGCAACAAAGAGTACAACAAGGAACAGGGTCAGGGTTCATCATTAGTTCCGACGGACGCATCTTAACGAATGCTCACGTTGTCGATGGTGCGCGTAATGTCAGTGTCGTTCTTAATGACGGACGCCGCTTTACGGGTAGAGTGCTAGGAACAGATCCTGTTACGGATGTTGCTGTGATTAAAATTGATGCAGAGCGACTTCCAACACTCACAATGGGTAACTCGGATCAGTTGCGCCCAGGCGAATTTGCGATCGCGATCGGCAACCCGCTAGGATTAGACAACACAGTAACAACGGGTATTATTAGTGCTACAGGTCGTACTAGCAATCAAGTTGGTGTGGCTGATAAGCGCGTACAATTTATTCAAACTGACGCCGCAATCAATCCAGGTAACTCTGGCGGACCGTTGCTGAATGCGCGCGGTGAAGTTATCGGGATGAATACCGCAATTTTGCGCGGCGCGCAAGGCTTAGGCTTTGCAATTCCCATTAACACCGCCCAACGTATTTCTAGCCAATTGATTGCGCAAGGTCGAGTCGAACATCCTTATGTTGGCGTTCAGATGGTAGCAATAACGCCTGAGTTGCGCCAAGAGATCAACAGTGACCCCAACAATGGCATAACGATTACCGAAGATCGCGGTGTTTTGATTGTGCGAGTTCTTCCTAATTCTCCCGCAGCCCGCGCCGGACTGCGTGCAGGAGATGTAATTCGTCGCATTAACGGTCAAGACGCAACAACTGCTGAAGTTGTGCAAAGAGCAGTAGAAAATACAAGAGTCGGCGAACAACTACAACTTGAAGTCCGTCGTGGTGGTAGAAATGTCAACCTCGCGTTGAATACAGGGGCTTTTCCTACTCAGTTGCAGTCTCAAAATTAA
- a CDS encoding prephenate/arogenate dehydrogenase, whose product MNIGIVGLGLIGGSLGLDLRAQGYHVLGVSRREQTCEQAIACGAVDTASLDLATLKSADVIIICTHIAAILPTVQQLIPYLSPATILTDVGSVKVPVVEAIAPLWQNFVGGHPMAGKTESGIEAAQKELFVNNPYVLTPIASTPASAVQIVEEVARSLQAKIYHCRPEDHDRAVSWISHLPVMVSSNLIAACMGESNPDVLALAQNLASSGFRDTSRVGGGNSELGVMMARYNRQELLRSLNSYRQHLDDLIAIVEQENWEALEQQLKSTHSARPRFLKE is encoded by the coding sequence ATGAATATTGGCATTGTCGGACTTGGTTTAATCGGTGGCTCTTTAGGTTTAGATTTAAGAGCGCAGGGATATCATGTTTTGGGTGTCAGTCGTCGCGAACAAACGTGCGAACAAGCGATCGCCTGCGGTGCGGTTGATACCGCGAGTCTTGACTTGGCGACGCTTAAAAGTGCTGATGTCATTATTATCTGTACGCACATCGCGGCAATTTTACCAACTGTACAGCAACTGATTCCTTATCTCTCGCCGGCGACGATTCTCACTGATGTTGGTTCGGTTAAAGTTCCTGTCGTCGAGGCGATCGCCCCATTATGGCAAAATTTTGTGGGCGGACACCCTATGGCGGGAAAAACAGAAAGTGGCATAGAAGCTGCACAAAAAGAGTTATTTGTCAATAACCCGTATGTATTAACTCCGATTGCGTCAACTCCAGCAAGCGCAGTGCAAATCGTTGAGGAAGTAGCGCGATCTCTCCAAGCTAAAATTTACCACTGTCGCCCTGAAGACCATGACCGTGCGGTAAGTTGGATTTCGCATTTACCCGTGATGGTGAGTAGCAATTTAATCGCCGCGTGTATGGGTGAGAGTAACCCTGACGTTTTAGCTTTGGCGCAGAATTTAGCAAGTTCTGGATTTCGCGACACCAGTCGTGTCGGCGGTGGGAATTCAGAATTAGGCGTGATGATGGCACGCTACAATCGTCAAGAATTATTGCGATCGCTAAACTCGTATCGCCAACACTTAGACGACTTGATTGCGATCGTCGAACAAGAAAACTGGGAAGCTTTAGAACAACAACTCAAATCAACACACTCCGCCCGACCTCGTTTTCTCAAAGAATAA
- a CDS encoding DUF1517 domain-containing protein: protein MNAWRDRLNRMTGRTRFVVCRIFVHLAGSDVAPLLGILNRTAREAIDSEGDLEVLGEGLVEICQSLLQYDEYWLSAANEGDVFWDEGEAGDYFNELFTDSAQRYLSEVDLDDADSNEPLSLPVTRNVVVMLTVAFEGEVPELETNLADISALKAGLKALINLHYQGRLRGIQVHFSPAQFGDELTNDQLLQYFPELVPL, encoded by the coding sequence ATGAATGCATGGCGCGATCGCTTAAATCGAATGACGGGGCGTACCCGCTTTGTCGTGTGTCGCATCTTTGTTCATCTTGCAGGTTCGGATGTTGCACCGTTGCTGGGAATACTAAATCGTACCGCACGCGAAGCAATTGATTCTGAAGGCGACTTAGAAGTTTTGGGCGAAGGCTTAGTAGAAATTTGCCAAAGCTTACTGCAATACGACGAATACTGGCTTTCTGCGGCTAATGAGGGCGATGTTTTTTGGGACGAAGGAGAAGCAGGCGACTACTTCAACGAGTTGTTTACTGATTCAGCGCAGCGCTACTTGAGTGAAGTAGACTTAGACGATGCTGATAGTAATGAACCGCTGTCGCTACCAGTCACGCGCAATGTCGTTGTCATGCTGACGGTGGCTTTTGAAGGCGAAGTTCCCGAATTAGAAACGAATTTAGCAGATATAAGCGCTTTGAAAGCTGGGTTGAAGGCTTTAATTAATTTGCACTATCAAGGAAGACTGCGCGGAATTCAAGTGCATTTTTCGCCAGCGCAATTTGGCGATGAGTTGACGAATGACCAACTACTGCAATATTTTCCCGAGTTAGTTCCTTTGTAA